The following are encoded together in the Oncorhynchus nerka isolate Pitt River linkage group LG23, Oner_Uvic_2.0, whole genome shotgun sequence genome:
- the LOC115106438 gene encoding LOW QUALITY PROTEIN: progranulin-like (The sequence of the model RefSeq protein was modified relative to this genomic sequence to represent the inferred CDS: deleted 2 bases in 1 codon) — translation MTIFPHKLFSDSLAMTVQIGVACLALLGLTSALICPDGGMCAEGNTCCQTPSGGYGCCPLPNAECCSDHLHCCYEGTACDLVHSKCLNKTVSLPWVRRVPAKRLIGPLMLEGVKAVICPDGEAECPDDTTCCELPGGSWGCCPLAKAVCCEDKMHCCPESTKCDLAHSKCVSPTLDTFPMREKVPARKRQSVAVGRAVTCPGGKSLCPDGTTCCLLASGDFGCCPYPEAVCCFDKLHCCPGNTTCDLEHEMCTSPNTQTPLAKKIPAIPNNVNAVPCNDSVACADGSTCCKSLDGEWVCCPLPKAVCCDDHLHCCPHGTICNLAESTCDDPSSGSALVPMLDKVPAFSYVSEEKPLPNSKCDESTSCPGQSTCCETTTGNWACCPLPNAMCCNDHLHCCPHGTVCNLEASTCDDPSGFTMPWVAKVPALATQTPLATEKCDEQTMCPRGTTCCRQNSGQSACCPLPHAVCCDDHEHCCPKGYTCNVAEQTCDKPGLLSLPWVPKLPGLPLHRGLPQASSPSVHPVKNMCDPQTSCPKDTTCCFVKKAGKWGCCPLPKAVCCADGDHCCPSGYSCDDQKTCCTKGRLTIPWYRKEKALTVGAMLKDVKCDNKSSCASRTTCCKLSTEEWGCCPLVKAVCCTDHEHCCPQGYSCNMQTGTCEKPVEGVLPHTIPQTKVSESQQRAAEAGIDVKCDGAGEYSCPKLQTCCKTSPTEWSCCPEPKAVCCADAKHCCPMGYTCNLGQGGCSQQAELTWDIFFTHNKKRDFVPFGL, via the exons ATGACGATATTCCCTCATAAG CTCTTCTCCGACTCTCTGGCAATG ACTGTGCAGATAGGGGTGGCGTGTCTGGCTCTGCTAGGCCTGACCTCAGCCCTGATTTGTCCCGACGGTGGGATGTGTGCAGAGGGGAACACCTGCTGCCAGACACCCAGCGGTGGATATGGCTGCTGTCCACTACCGAAT GCGGAGTGCTGCTCGGACCACCTGCATTGCTGTTATGAGGGGACAGCGTGTGATTTAGTGCACTCCAAGTGCCTTAATAAAACCGTCTCTCTGCCGTGGGTCAGAAGAGTTCCTGCCAAACGCCTAATCGGCCCCCTG ATGCTGGAGGGAGTGAAGGCAGTCATTTGTCCCGACGGCGAGGCCGAGTGTCCAGACGACACTACCTGCTGTGAACTCCCAGGCGGTTCCTGGGGCTGCTGTCCCCTGGCCAAG GCGGTGTGCTGTGAGGACAAGATGCACTGCTGTCCAGAGAGCACCAAATGTGACCTAGCCCACTCCAAGTGTGTGTCGCCCACCCTGGACACGTTCCCAATGAGGGAGAAAGTACCTGCAAGAAAGAGGCAGTCAG TAGCTGTTGGACGAGCAGTGACCTGCCCAGGTGGTAAGAGCTTGTGCCCAGACGGAACCACATGTTGCCTGCTGGCCAGTGGAGACTTCGGCTGCTGCCCCTACCCTGAG GCTGTGTGCTGTTTTGACAAACTCCACTGTTGCCCTGGCAACACAACCTGTGACCTGGAGCATGAGATGTGCACTTCCCCCAATACACAGACTCCATTGGCCAAGAAGATCCCTGCAATCCCCAACAATG TCAATGCTGTGCCCTGCAACGACTCTGTGGCCTGTGCTGATGGGAGTACATGCTGTAAATCACTAGATGGAGAATGGGTCTGCTGCCCCCTGCCcaag GCTGTGTGTTGTGATGACCATCTCCACTGCTGCCCCCACGGGACCATCTGTAACCTGGCAGAGAGTACGTGTGATGACCCCTCCTCGGGCTCTGCCCTGGTTCCCATGCTGGACAAGGTGCCCGCCTTCAGCTACGTGTCGGAGGAGAAGCCGCTGCCCAACAGCAAATGTGACGAGTCCACATCGTGTCCAGGCCAATCCACGTGCTGCGAGACCACCACGGGAAACTGGGCCTGCTGCCCCCTGCCCAAT GCGATGTGTTGCAACGACCACCTCCACTGCTGCCCCCACGGCACCGTGTGTAACCTGGAGGCCAGTACCTGTGATGATCCCTCAGGCTTCACCATGCCGTGGGTCGCCAAGGTGCCAGCCCTCGCCACCCAGACACCACTGGCCACTGAGAAGTGTGACGAACAGACCATGTGCCCCAGGGGCACCACCTGCTGCAGGCAGAACTCGGGACAGTCGGCATGCTGTCCTTTACCTCAT GCGGTGTGCTGCGATGACCACGAGCACTGCTGCCCTAAAGGCTACACATGTAACGTGGCCGAACAGACCTGTGACAAGCCCGGGCTCCTCAGCCTGCCCTGGGTCCCCAAGCTGCCAGGCCTGCCACTGCACAGAGGGCTTCCCCAGGCCAGTTCCCCCTCCGTCCACCCAGTCAAGAACATGTGTGACCCCCAAACCAGCTGCCCCAAAGATACCACCTGCTGCTTCGTGAAAAAGGCTGGCAAGTGGGGGTGCTGCCCCTTACCCAAG GCGGTGTGCTGTGCCGACGGAGACCACTGCTGCCCCAGCGGCTACAGCTGTGACGACCAAAAGACCTGCTGCACTAAGGGCCGCCTGACCATCCCCTGGTACCGCAAGGAGAAGGCCCTGACTGTGGGAGCCATGTTGAAAGACGTCAAGTGTGACAACAAGAGCAGCTGTGCCTCTAGGACCACCTGCTGCAAGCTGTCCACAGAAGAATGGGGCTGCTGTCCTCTGGTCAAG GCTGTTTGCTGTACAGACCACGAGCACTGCTGCCCACAGGGCTACAGCTGCAACATGCAGACTGGGACCTGTGAGAAACCGGTAGAGGGTGTTCTCCCCCATACCATTCCCCAGACAAAGGTGTCAGAGTCCCAGCAGAGAGCAGCGGAGGCGGGGATAGATGTGAAGTGTGACGGTGCTGGAGAGTACAGCTGTCCCAAACTGCAGACATGCTGCAAGACCTCCCCCACAGAATGGTCCTGCTGCCCCGAACCAAAG GCAGTATGCTGCGCAGACGCCAAGCACTGCTGCCCCATGGGATACACATGCAACCTAGGGCAGGGAGGCTGCTCCCAGCAGGCTGAGTTGACCTGGGATATTTTCTTCACTCACAACAAAAAGAGAGACTTTGTTCCTTTTGGACTCTGA